From the Esox lucius isolate fEsoLuc1 chromosome 21, fEsoLuc1.pri, whole genome shotgun sequence genome, one window contains:
- the unm_hu7910 gene encoding uncharacterized abhydrolase domain-containing protein DDB_G0269086 isoform X2 — MEEAVMKEEVKPMSVLNKNGVKAEAASASGGGGAKIFTWFIVLALLGVWSSVAVVWLDLVDYDSVMARAKEFRFNFSEVLQGKLSAYDADGDGDFDVEDAKVLLGLTKDGGEITNENADSIEEIFGILAEEGSDWFYGFFTFLNDVITPPVEKVEDPESVTAEEEGEGAEKDVKVPAAQKERLTKVEKLIVVPVPKAEKPKDERPGELEFKKNRTKEHPTRGLGRKLKAALKEQLRIMHEKIEANKIAEMALAEVRKVLAKEEEKRKLTTALELKRQAASQKLLAAQLREKRELEAKKEAEKSAQEQTEKERLEKKRLEQLEKEREEKRLEKLRDAAEIAEKERLEKEKVEKERMEKERLEKERAAKEKSEKERAEKERAEKERTEKERAAKEKAEKERIEKERAAKEKAEEERIEKERAAKEKSEKERVEKERAAKEKTEKERVEKERAVKERAEKERVEKERAAKEKVEKERVEKERAAKEKAEKERVEKERAAKEKAEKERIEKERAAKEKAEKERVEKERAAKEKAEKERVEKERAAKEKVEKERVEKERAAKEKAEKERIEKERAAKEKAEKERIEKERAAKEKAEKERVEKEGAAKEKAEKERVEKERAAKEKAEKERVEKERAAKEKTEKERVEKERAAKEKAEKERIEKERAAKEKAEKERIEKERAAKEKAEKERVEKERAAKEKAEKERIEKERAAKEKAEKERVEKERAAKEKAEKERVEKERAAKEKAEKERVEKERAAKEKAEKERVEKERAAKEKAEKERIEKERATKEKAEKERAKKERLEKEQLAKEKERLEKEQAFKVKAVKEKAEKARIAKEKERLEKVQGKERTEKEKSVKGKEGRGRAEKERVAKEMAANEKFRAEREHLVKEKAATTKVEMEQLTGHKARKERPERERLLKEKVDKEREVKVERVANQTKEMPEKNANCATSNKRSKNLNEKLILKDLLKSKPTKLNKK; from the exons ATGGAGGAAGCCGTGATGAAAGAAG AGGTGAAGCCTATGTCAGTACTGAATAAGAATGGCGTGAAGGCGGAGGCAGCATCtgctagtggtggtggtggtgcaaaGATCTTCACCTGGTTCATCGTGCTCGCCTTGCTGGGAGTGTGGAGCTCTGTGGCCGTGGTCTGGTTAGACCTGGTGGACTATGACAGCGTCATGG CGAGAGCAAAGGAGTTCCGTTTTAACTTTTCAGAGGTTTTGCAAG GTAAACTTTCGGCATATGATGCAGATGGCGACGGCGACTTTGATGTGGAGGACGCAAAAGTATTGCTGG GCTTGACCAAAGATGGCGGTGAAATTACTAATGAAAACGCAGATTCCATAGAGGAAATCTTCGGTATTTTAGCTGAGGAGGGCTCTGATTGGTTTTACGGCTTCTTCACGTTTCTCAATGACGTAATCACTCCTCCCGTAGAGAAGGTGGAGGATCCAGAGAGCGTGACCGCTGAGGAAGAGGGTGAAGGTG CCGAAAAAGACGTAAAAGTTCCTGCTGCCCAAAAGGAAAGGCTGACAAAAG TGGAGAAGCTCATAGTTGTTCCCGTTCCAAAAGCTGAAAAGCCAAAAG ATGAGAGGCCTGGAGAGTTGGAGTTTAAAAAGAACAGAACTAAAG AACATCCAACTAGAGGACTTGGAAGGAAATTAAAGGCAGCATTAAAGGAACAGTTAAGAATAATGCATGAGAAGATTGAAGCCAACAAAATTGCTGAAATGGCTCTGGCTGAAGTGAGAAAAGTCCTAGCcaaagaggaggaaaagagaaaattGACCACAGCTCTGGAGCTCAAGAGACAAGCCGCCTCCCAGAAATTGCTAGCGGCTCAACTAAGAGAGAAAAGGGAACTAGAAGCAAAAAAAGAGGCTGAGAAGTCAGCACAAGAgcaaacagagaaagaaaggctAGAGAAAAAGCGTTTGGAACAGttagagaaggaaagagaagaaaagaggcTAGAGAAACTGAGGGATGCAGCGGAGATAGCAGAAAAGGAGCGATTAGAGAAGGAAAAAGTAGAGAAAGaaaggatggagaaagagagactggaaaAGGAGCGGGCAGCCAAAGAAAAATCTGAGAAGGAGAGGGCTGAGAAAGAGCGAGCAGAAAAGGAGAGGACTGAGAAGGAGCGGGCAGCTAAAGAGAAAGCGGAAAAGGAGAGGATTGAGAAGGAACGGGCAGCTAAAGAGAAAGCGGAAGAGGAGAGGATTGAGAAGGAACGGGCAGCTAAAGAGAAATCGGAAAAGGAGAGGGTTGAGAAGGAACGGGCAGCTAAAGAAAAAACGGAAAAGGAGAGGGTTGAGAAGGAACGGGCAGTTAAAGAGAGAGCGGAAAAAGAGAGGGTTGAGAAGGAACGGGCAGCTAAAGAGAAAGTGGAAAAAGAGAGGGTTGAGAAGGAACGGGCAGCTAAAGAGAAAGCGGAAAAGGAGAGGGTTGAGAAGGAACGGGCAGCTAAAGAGAAAGCGGAAAAGGAGAGGATTGAGAAGGAACGGGCAGCTAAGGAGAAAGCGGAAAAGGAGAGGGTTGAGAAGGAACGGGCAGCTAAAGAGAAAGCGGAAAAAGAGAGGGTTGAGAAGGAACGGGCAGCTAAAGAGAAAGTGGAAAAAGAGAGGGTTGAGAAGGAACGGGCAGCTAAAGAGAAAGCGGAAAAGGAGAGGATTGAGAAGGAACGGGCAGCTAAAGAGAAAGCGGAAAAGGAGAGGATTGAGAAGGAACGGGCAGCTAAGGAGAAAGCGGAAAAGGAGAGGGTTGAGAAGGAAGGGGCAGCTAAAGAGAAAGCGGAAAAGGAGAGGGTTGAGAAGGAACGGGCAGCTAAGGAGAAAGCGGAAAAGGAGAGGGTTGAGAAGGAACGGGCAGCTAAAGAAAAAACGGAAAAGGAGAGGGTTGAGAAGGAACGGGCAGCTAAAGAGAAAGCGGAAAAGGAGAGGATTGAGAAGGAACGGGCAGCTAAGGAGAAAGCGGAAAAGGAGAGGATTGAGAAGGAACGGGCAGCTAAGGAGAAAGCGGAAAAGGAGAGGGTTGAGAAGGAACGGGCAGCTAAAGAGAAAGCGGAAAAGGAGAGGATTGAGAAGGAACGGGCAGCTAAAGAGAAAGCTGAAAAGGAGAGGGTTGAGAAGGAAAGGGCAGCTAAAGAGAAAGCTGAAAAGGAGAGGGTTGAGAAGGAACGGGCAGCTAAAGAGAAAGCTGAAAAGGAGAGGGTTGAGAAGGAACGGGCAGCTAAAGAGAAAGCGGAAAAGGAGAGGGTTGAGAAGGAACGGGCAGCTAAAGAGAAAGCGGAAAAGGAGAGGATTGAGAAGGAACGGGCAACTAAGGAGAAAGCGGAAAAGGAGAGAGCTAAGAAAGAGAGGCTAGAGAAGGAACAATTGGCTAAAGAAAAGGAACGGCTGGAAAAAGAGCAGGCATTTAAAGTAAAGGCAGTAAAGGAGAAAGCTGAGAAAGCACGAATTGCCAAAGAAAAGGAGCGGCTGGAGAAAGTTcaaggaaaggaaagaacagagaaagaaaagtcAGTAAAAGGGAAGGAAGGTAGAGGAAGGGCAGAGAAAGAGCGGGTCGCCAAAGAGATGGCTGCTAATGAAAAATTTAGGGCAGAAAGAGAGCACTTGgtcaaagaaaaagctgcaaCCACCAAGGTCGAGATGGAACAGTTAACTGGGCACAAGGCAAGGAaggagagaccagagagagagagacttctCAAAGAAAAAgtggacaaggagagagaagtgAAAGTGGAGAGAGTGGCTAACCAGACGAAGGAGATGCCTGAGAAAAATGCCAATTGTGCAACTTCAAACAAGAGGTCTAAGAACTTGAATGAGAAGTTGATTTTAAAAGACCTTCTGAAGTCTAAACCTACCAAGCTAAACAAGAAATGA
- the unm_hu7910 gene encoding uncharacterized abhydrolase domain-containing protein DDB_G0269086 isoform X5 encodes MAPRKNSRNQAKKEVKPMSVLNKNGVKAEAASASGGGGAKIFTWFIVLALLGVWSSVAVVWLDLVDYDSVMARAKEFRFNFSEVLQGKLSAYDADGDGDFDVEDAKVLLGLTKDGGEITNENADSIEEIFGILAEEGSDWFYGFFTFLNDVITPPVEKVEDPESVTAEEEGEGAEKDVKVPAAQKERLTKVEKLIVVPVPKAEKPKDERPGELEFKKNRTKEHPTRGLGRKLKAALKEQLRIMHEKIEANKIAEMALAEVRKVLAKEEEKRKLTTALELKRQAASQKLLAAQLREKRELEAKKEAEKSAQEQTEKERLEKKRLEQLEKEREEKRLEKLRDAAEIAEKERLEKEKVEKERMEKERLEKERAAKEKSEKERAEKERAEKERTEKERAAKEKAEKERIEKERAAKEKAEEERIEKERAAKEKSEKERVEKERAAKEKTEKERVEKERAVKERAEKERVEKERAAKEKVEKERVEKERAAKEKAEKERVEKERAAKEKAEKERIEKERAAKEKAEKERVEKERAAKEKAEKERVEKERAAKEKVEKERVEKERAAKEKAEKERIEKERAAKEKAEKERIEKERAAKEKAEKERVEKEGAAKEKAEKERVEKERAAKEKAEKERVEKERAAKEKTEKERVEKERAAKEKAERAAKEKAEKERVEKERAAKEKAEKERIEKERAAKEKAEKERVEKERAAKEKAEKERVEKERAAKEKAEKERVEKERAAKEKAEKERVEKERAAKEKAEKERIEKERATKEKAEKERAKKERLEKEQLAKEKERLEKEQAFKVKAVKEKAEKARIAKEKERLEKVQGKERTEKEKSVKGKEGRGRAEKERVAKEMAANEKFRAEREHLVKEKAATTKVEMEQLTGHKARKERPERERLLKEKVDKEREVKVERVANQTKEMPEKNANCATSNKRSKNLNEKLILKDLLKSKPTKLNKK; translated from the exons AGGTGAAGCCTATGTCAGTACTGAATAAGAATGGCGTGAAGGCGGAGGCAGCATCtgctagtggtggtggtggtgcaaaGATCTTCACCTGGTTCATCGTGCTCGCCTTGCTGGGAGTGTGGAGCTCTGTGGCCGTGGTCTGGTTAGACCTGGTGGACTATGACAGCGTCATGG CGAGAGCAAAGGAGTTCCGTTTTAACTTTTCAGAGGTTTTGCAAG GTAAACTTTCGGCATATGATGCAGATGGCGACGGCGACTTTGATGTGGAGGACGCAAAAGTATTGCTGG GCTTGACCAAAGATGGCGGTGAAATTACTAATGAAAACGCAGATTCCATAGAGGAAATCTTCGGTATTTTAGCTGAGGAGGGCTCTGATTGGTTTTACGGCTTCTTCACGTTTCTCAATGACGTAATCACTCCTCCCGTAGAGAAGGTGGAGGATCCAGAGAGCGTGACCGCTGAGGAAGAGGGTGAAGGTG CCGAAAAAGACGTAAAAGTTCCTGCTGCCCAAAAGGAAAGGCTGACAAAAG TGGAGAAGCTCATAGTTGTTCCCGTTCCAAAAGCTGAAAAGCCAAAAG ATGAGAGGCCTGGAGAGTTGGAGTTTAAAAAGAACAGAACTAAAG AACATCCAACTAGAGGACTTGGAAGGAAATTAAAGGCAGCATTAAAGGAACAGTTAAGAATAATGCATGAGAAGATTGAAGCCAACAAAATTGCTGAAATGGCTCTGGCTGAAGTGAGAAAAGTCCTAGCcaaagaggaggaaaagagaaaattGACCACAGCTCTGGAGCTCAAGAGACAAGCCGCCTCCCAGAAATTGCTAGCGGCTCAACTAAGAGAGAAAAGGGAACTAGAAGCAAAAAAAGAGGCTGAGAAGTCAGCACAAGAgcaaacagagaaagaaaggctAGAGAAAAAGCGTTTGGAACAGttagagaaggaaagagaagaaaagaggcTAGAGAAACTGAGGGATGCAGCGGAGATAGCAGAAAAGGAGCGATTAGAGAAGGAAAAAGTAGAGAAAGaaaggatggagaaagagagactggaaaAGGAGCGGGCAGCCAAAGAAAAATCTGAGAAGGAGAGGGCTGAGAAAGAGCGAGCAGAAAAGGAGAGGACTGAGAAGGAGCGGGCAGCTAAAGAGAAAGCGGAAAAGGAGAGGATTGAGAAGGAACGGGCAGCTAAAGAGAAAGCGGAAGAGGAGAGGATTGAGAAGGAACGGGCAGCTAAAGAGAAATCGGAAAAGGAGAGGGTTGAGAAGGAACGGGCAGCTAAAGAAAAAACGGAAAAGGAGAGGGTTGAGAAGGAACGGGCAGTTAAAGAGAGAGCGGAAAAAGAGAGGGTTGAGAAGGAACGGGCAGCTAAAGAGAAAGTGGAAAAAGAGAGGGTTGAGAAGGAACGGGCAGCTAAAGAGAAAGCGGAAAAGGAGAGGGTTGAGAAGGAACGGGCAGCTAAAGAGAAAGCGGAAAAGGAGAGGATTGAGAAGGAACGGGCAGCTAAGGAGAAAGCGGAAAAGGAGAGGGTTGAGAAGGAACGGGCAGCTAAAGAGAAAGCGGAAAAAGAGAGGGTTGAGAAGGAACGGGCAGCTAAAGAGAAAGTGGAAAAAGAGAGGGTTGAGAAGGAACGGGCAGCTAAAGAGAAAGCGGAAAAGGAGAGGATTGAGAAGGAACGGGCAGCTAAAGAGAAAGCGGAAAAGGAGAGGATTGAGAAGGAACGGGCAGCTAAGGAGAAAGCGGAAAAGGAGAGGGTTGAGAAGGAAGGGGCAGCTAAAGAGAAAGCGGAAAAGGAGAGGGTTGAGAAGGAACGGGCAGCTAAGGAGAAAGCGGAAAAGGAGAGGGTTGAGAAGGAACGGGCAGCTAAAGAAAAAACGGAAAAGGAGAGGGTTGAGAAGGAACGGGCAGCTAAAGAGAAAGCG GAACGGGCAGCTAAGGAGAAAGCGGAAAAGGAGAGGGTTGAGAAGGAACGGGCAGCTAAAGAGAAAGCGGAAAAGGAGAGGATTGAGAAGGAACGGGCAGCTAAAGAGAAAGCTGAAAAGGAGAGGGTTGAGAAGGAAAGGGCAGCTAAAGAGAAAGCTGAAAAGGAGAGGGTTGAGAAGGAACGGGCAGCTAAAGAGAAAGCTGAAAAGGAGAGGGTTGAGAAGGAACGGGCAGCTAAAGAGAAAGCGGAAAAGGAGAGGGTTGAGAAGGAACGGGCAGCTAAAGAGAAAGCGGAAAAGGAGAGGATTGAGAAGGAACGGGCAACTAAGGAGAAAGCGGAAAAGGAGAGAGCTAAGAAAGAGAGGCTAGAGAAGGAACAATTGGCTAAAGAAAAGGAACGGCTGGAAAAAGAGCAGGCATTTAAAGTAAAGGCAGTAAAGGAGAAAGCTGAGAAAGCACGAATTGCCAAAGAAAAGGAGCGGCTGGAGAAAGTTcaaggaaaggaaagaacagagaaagaaaagtcAGTAAAAGGGAAGGAAGGTAGAGGAAGGGCAGAGAAAGAGCGGGTCGCCAAAGAGATGGCTGCTAATGAAAAATTTAGGGCAGAAAGAGAGCACTTGgtcaaagaaaaagctgcaaCCACCAAGGTCGAGATGGAACAGTTAACTGGGCACAAGGCAAGGAaggagagaccagagagagagagacttctCAAAGAAAAAgtggacaaggagagagaagtgAAAGTGGAGAGAGTGGCTAACCAGACGAAGGAGATGCCTGAGAAAAATGCCAATTGTGCAACTTCAAACAAGAGGTCTAAGAACTTGAATGAGAAGTTGATTTTAAAAGACCTTCTGAAGTCTAAACCTACCAAGCTAAACAAGAAATGA
- the unm_hu7910 gene encoding uncharacterized abhydrolase domain-containing protein DDB_G0269086 isoform X1, which yields MAPRKNSRNQAKKEVKPMSVLNKNGVKAEAASASGGGGAKIFTWFIVLALLGVWSSVAVVWLDLVDYDSVMARAKEFRFNFSEVLQGKLSAYDADGDGDFDVEDAKVLLGLTKDGGEITNENADSIEEIFGILAEEGSDWFYGFFTFLNDVITPPVEKVEDPESVTAEEEGEGAEKDVKVPAAQKERLTKVEKLIVVPVPKAEKPKDERPGELEFKKNRTKEHPTRGLGRKLKAALKEQLRIMHEKIEANKIAEMALAEVRKVLAKEEEKRKLTTALELKRQAASQKLLAAQLREKRELEAKKEAEKSAQEQTEKERLEKKRLEQLEKEREEKRLEKLRDAAEIAEKERLEKEKVEKERMEKERLEKERAAKEKSEKERAEKERAEKERTEKERAAKEKAEKERIEKERAAKEKAEEERIEKERAAKEKSEKERVEKERAAKEKTEKERVEKERAVKERAEKERVEKERAAKEKVEKERVEKERAAKEKAEKERVEKERAAKEKAEKERIEKERAAKEKAEKERVEKERAAKEKAEKERVEKERAAKEKVEKERVEKERAAKEKAEKERIEKERAAKEKAEKERIEKERAAKEKAEKERVEKEGAAKEKAEKERVEKERAAKEKAEKERVEKERAAKEKTEKERVEKERAAKEKAEKERIEKERAAKEKAEKERIEKERAAKEKAEKERVEKERAAKEKAEKERIEKERAAKEKAEKERVEKERAAKEKAEKERVEKERAAKEKAEKERVEKERAAKEKAEKERVEKERAAKEKAEKERIEKERATKEKAEKERAKKERLEKEQLAKEKERLEKEQAFKVKAVKEKAEKARIAKEKERLEKVQGKERTEKEKSVKGKEGRGRAEKERVAKEMAANEKFRAEREHLVKEKAATTKVEMEQLTGHKARKERPERERLLKEKVDKEREVKVERVANQTKEMPEKNANCATSNKRSKNLNEKLILKDLLKSKPTKLNKK from the exons AGGTGAAGCCTATGTCAGTACTGAATAAGAATGGCGTGAAGGCGGAGGCAGCATCtgctagtggtggtggtggtgcaaaGATCTTCACCTGGTTCATCGTGCTCGCCTTGCTGGGAGTGTGGAGCTCTGTGGCCGTGGTCTGGTTAGACCTGGTGGACTATGACAGCGTCATGG CGAGAGCAAAGGAGTTCCGTTTTAACTTTTCAGAGGTTTTGCAAG GTAAACTTTCGGCATATGATGCAGATGGCGACGGCGACTTTGATGTGGAGGACGCAAAAGTATTGCTGG GCTTGACCAAAGATGGCGGTGAAATTACTAATGAAAACGCAGATTCCATAGAGGAAATCTTCGGTATTTTAGCTGAGGAGGGCTCTGATTGGTTTTACGGCTTCTTCACGTTTCTCAATGACGTAATCACTCCTCCCGTAGAGAAGGTGGAGGATCCAGAGAGCGTGACCGCTGAGGAAGAGGGTGAAGGTG CCGAAAAAGACGTAAAAGTTCCTGCTGCCCAAAAGGAAAGGCTGACAAAAG TGGAGAAGCTCATAGTTGTTCCCGTTCCAAAAGCTGAAAAGCCAAAAG ATGAGAGGCCTGGAGAGTTGGAGTTTAAAAAGAACAGAACTAAAG AACATCCAACTAGAGGACTTGGAAGGAAATTAAAGGCAGCATTAAAGGAACAGTTAAGAATAATGCATGAGAAGATTGAAGCCAACAAAATTGCTGAAATGGCTCTGGCTGAAGTGAGAAAAGTCCTAGCcaaagaggaggaaaagagaaaattGACCACAGCTCTGGAGCTCAAGAGACAAGCCGCCTCCCAGAAATTGCTAGCGGCTCAACTAAGAGAGAAAAGGGAACTAGAAGCAAAAAAAGAGGCTGAGAAGTCAGCACAAGAgcaaacagagaaagaaaggctAGAGAAAAAGCGTTTGGAACAGttagagaaggaaagagaagaaaagaggcTAGAGAAACTGAGGGATGCAGCGGAGATAGCAGAAAAGGAGCGATTAGAGAAGGAAAAAGTAGAGAAAGaaaggatggagaaagagagactggaaaAGGAGCGGGCAGCCAAAGAAAAATCTGAGAAGGAGAGGGCTGAGAAAGAGCGAGCAGAAAAGGAGAGGACTGAGAAGGAGCGGGCAGCTAAAGAGAAAGCGGAAAAGGAGAGGATTGAGAAGGAACGGGCAGCTAAAGAGAAAGCGGAAGAGGAGAGGATTGAGAAGGAACGGGCAGCTAAAGAGAAATCGGAAAAGGAGAGGGTTGAGAAGGAACGGGCAGCTAAAGAAAAAACGGAAAAGGAGAGGGTTGAGAAGGAACGGGCAGTTAAAGAGAGAGCGGAAAAAGAGAGGGTTGAGAAGGAACGGGCAGCTAAAGAGAAAGTGGAAAAAGAGAGGGTTGAGAAGGAACGGGCAGCTAAAGAGAAAGCGGAAAAGGAGAGGGTTGAGAAGGAACGGGCAGCTAAAGAGAAAGCGGAAAAGGAGAGGATTGAGAAGGAACGGGCAGCTAAGGAGAAAGCGGAAAAGGAGAGGGTTGAGAAGGAACGGGCAGCTAAAGAGAAAGCGGAAAAAGAGAGGGTTGAGAAGGAACGGGCAGCTAAAGAGAAAGTGGAAAAAGAGAGGGTTGAGAAGGAACGGGCAGCTAAAGAGAAAGCGGAAAAGGAGAGGATTGAGAAGGAACGGGCAGCTAAAGAGAAAGCGGAAAAGGAGAGGATTGAGAAGGAACGGGCAGCTAAGGAGAAAGCGGAAAAGGAGAGGGTTGAGAAGGAAGGGGCAGCTAAAGAGAAAGCGGAAAAGGAGAGGGTTGAGAAGGAACGGGCAGCTAAGGAGAAAGCGGAAAAGGAGAGGGTTGAGAAGGAACGGGCAGCTAAAGAAAAAACGGAAAAGGAGAGGGTTGAGAAGGAACGGGCAGCTAAAGAGAAAGCGGAAAAGGAGAGGATTGAGAAGGAACGGGCAGCTAAGGAGAAAGCGGAAAAGGAGAGGATTGAGAAGGAACGGGCAGCTAAGGAGAAAGCGGAAAAGGAGAGGGTTGAGAAGGAACGGGCAGCTAAAGAGAAAGCGGAAAAGGAGAGGATTGAGAAGGAACGGGCAGCTAAAGAGAAAGCTGAAAAGGAGAGGGTTGAGAAGGAAAGGGCAGCTAAAGAGAAAGCTGAAAAGGAGAGGGTTGAGAAGGAACGGGCAGCTAAAGAGAAAGCTGAAAAGGAGAGGGTTGAGAAGGAACGGGCAGCTAAAGAGAAAGCGGAAAAGGAGAGGGTTGAGAAGGAACGGGCAGCTAAAGAGAAAGCGGAAAAGGAGAGGATTGAGAAGGAACGGGCAACTAAGGAGAAAGCGGAAAAGGAGAGAGCTAAGAAAGAGAGGCTAGAGAAGGAACAATTGGCTAAAGAAAAGGAACGGCTGGAAAAAGAGCAGGCATTTAAAGTAAAGGCAGTAAAGGAGAAAGCTGAGAAAGCACGAATTGCCAAAGAAAAGGAGCGGCTGGAGAAAGTTcaaggaaaggaaagaacagagaaagaaaagtcAGTAAAAGGGAAGGAAGGTAGAGGAAGGGCAGAGAAAGAGCGGGTCGCCAAAGAGATGGCTGCTAATGAAAAATTTAGGGCAGAAAGAGAGCACTTGgtcaaagaaaaagctgcaaCCACCAAGGTCGAGATGGAACAGTTAACTGGGCACAAGGCAAGGAaggagagaccagagagagagagacttctCAAAGAAAAAgtggacaaggagagagaagtgAAAGTGGAGAGAGTGGCTAACCAGACGAAGGAGATGCCTGAGAAAAATGCCAATTGTGCAACTTCAAACAAGAGGTCTAAGAACTTGAATGAGAAGTTGATTTTAAAAGACCTTCTGAAGTCTAAACCTACCAAGCTAAACAAGAAATGA